A stretch of the Rosa rugosa chromosome 5, drRosRugo1.1, whole genome shotgun sequence genome encodes the following:
- the LOC133711375 gene encoding uncharacterized protein LOC133711375, which yields MRGGLATICCPQKLLFFIKALLGTLVVFSALPSLKTELTSFVSVLQLKLFTLPHPLISSSMLQPNMDFKAWMLDMATTLQQDVVDKLLMSLWAIWKNRNNMFWHGTSQSHNEMMFAALSWLEGFRKARSSTQPSQDLKRKHKWQPDTEGKWKFNVDGSFIPHQTKVLYHIKPKGLGGVLRDSRGNFKAAFTLPVQHVESTKHVELLAINEGLKLMCSFPEQPVIVETECLDATLDLKNPKWDLLAYIAIMADIRALLQSKDSKPEIQICFAHRTYNRVAHRLASVAFDDNDSHVWRDNPLACIIDVLALDCI from the coding sequence ATGCGTGGAGGACTTGCTACAATTTGCTGcccacaaaagctactcttcTTCATAAAGGCTTTACTGGGGACACTGGTTGTCTTCTCTGCCCTGCCAAGTTTGAAGACAGAACTCACATCTTTTGTAAGTGTCCTACAACTCAAGCTATTCACTCTGCCCCACCCTTTAATTTCCAGTAGCATGTTGCAACCCAATATGGATTTTAAGGCATGGATGTTAGACATGGCGACCACCCTGCAGCAAGATGTTGTTGACAAACTCCTTATGAGTCTTTGGGCTATCTGGAAGAACCGAAACAACATGTTCTGGCATGGTACTTCTCAATCACATAATGAAATGATGTTTGCTGCATTGTCCTGGCTTGAAGGATTCAGGAAAGCAAGATCATCAACCCAACCGAGTCAAGATTTAAAACGGAAGCACAAGTGGCAGCCGGACACCGAAGGCAAGTGGAAATTCAACGTCGATGGTAGTTTTATACCACATCAAACCAAAGTTTTATACCACATCAAACCAAAGGGACTTGGTGGAGTATTAAGAGATTCACGAGGCAATTTCAAGGCTGCATTTACACTACCAGTGCAACATGTGGAAAGTACGAAACATGTAGAGTTGCTAGCCATCAATGAGGGATTAAAATTGATGTGTTCCTTTCCAGAGCAACCGGTTATAGTCGAAACCGAATGCCTTGATGCTACTTTGGACCTCAAAAATCCCAAATGGGATCTGTTAGCTTATATAGCAATCATGGCTGACATTCGAGCTCTATTACAGTCCAAAGACTCCAAACCAGAAATACAGATTTGTTTTGCCCATAGGACTTACAATAGGGTGGCGCACAGGTTGGCTAGTGTTGCTTTTGATGACAATGATAGTCATGTTTGGAGGGATAATCCCCTGGCATGTATCATAGATGTACTAGCCTTGGACTGTATCTAG